The DNA segment CTCAAAGCTTTCATGAAGGGTAATTTTAATCACTGCTCCATAATTTAGTTTTAGGCTAAATATCTTATCCATAGGAATATGCAAATACCGAGATATAAGGCATCGCATAATACCTGAATGGGTAACCATCGCTATCTTCGAATGCTCTTTCAAAGGAAGAATGTCGTTGTCGATAAAATGGCTGGCTCTGGAGAAGAGTTGGTTAAAGTTTTCGCCGTTTGGAGTGGACTTATGAACAAAATCATCACTCCATATTTTTAGCACTTCCTTATCTATGTCTTTCCAAGGTTTCATCTCCCAATCTCCAAAATTTAATTCCTTTAGTCTGTTATCGTAATGAATCACTGAACCTGGAAATAAGGCTTCGCCTAATTTCCGACATCTGATCAATGGACTGGAGAAGATATATGCAGGGGTGAGGTTGATGAGCAAGTTTTTGATTTTTTCAGCCTCCTCTTTAAAGCTGTCCGCCACGTCCAGATCAGAATCTCCATAACATATACCAGGTTCAATGTTTGGGGTGGTATGTCTGATTATATATAACTCTTTCATACGATTTGTTTTTTTAAGGACACATTGAATTTCTCATGTGTATTAGCTTGTCGTGTTGGAAAAATTGTGGCATAACCCATTTTTTTTGTTTGGGGTGCTCCTTTTATGAGTAAGGACTTGTGGAACTGTATCCTGATCAAAAGAACTGTAGTAAAGTTCCTAAGGCAAGTAAACTTAAATAAAAAATCACTTCGGTAACCTGTTGCATCGTACCTAAGCAATCGCCAACATAACCACCTATCCATTTATTAAAGTATCTTTCGAGCCAGTATTTTGCGATCAAAAGAGGTATTAAGGTAAGGTAGACTTCCCAATTTCTAAAAATTAAAAGCGATATGAGACCCATTATTATGGCTATCCACAAATCTGTGATATGTAAATTTTTTGTCACAGGTTTCGATTTACTTAATTCATCTTCGCGCACATAGGATAGACTGTACATTGTAGAAACAGCAAAGGTACGACTAATGCTGTGTGCAACAATGAGCGAGGGTATCACCAAAGAATTTGGTAATGCGTTGAGAGCAAGGAATTTTAGCATTAAAAGCAAAATCATGCCAATCATACCATAGGCACCTACTCTGGAATCTTTCATGATCTCCAGAATTTTTTCTTTGTTCCAACCGCCGCCAAAGCCATCACATACATCGGCAAATCCGTCTTCGTGAAAGGCGCCAGTTAATAGAATGGTTGCTATCATTGATAATATGATGGCAATAGGAGGCGTAAAAATTAGATTGGCGAGCCAGAATACCAATCCTCCCATGGCGCCTATGATTATTCCTACCAATGGAAAATATCGGTTGCATTTATTTAATCGATCCTCTGAGTAACCAACCCATTTAGGAACGGGTATGCGGGTTATGAACATGAGGGCTGTAAAAAAAAGTTTTATTTGCTTCATGGTTTGTGTTCCAAGATATACTATTTAAGATGATCGTTCTCTTTTGTTGTATTCTATTGATTATCGGTTACTAACTCCTGCATCTTCAAAACTGCTCATCCTATTTAGGAACTGGATGGCACTTTCGATGATGGGATATGCCACAGCACTACCAGTTCCTTCACCAAGGCGCATATCTAAATCTAAGATAGGTTCTGCTTGTAGGTAATTTAACATTAGGTCGTGTCCGTTTTCGTGTGATTTATGTGAGAATATGCAATAGTCAAGTATATTATTGTTAATTTTATAAGCGGCCAGCAGAGCAGATGTAACAATGAAACCATCTATCATGATTGTCATTTTATATTTGGCTGCCTGAAGCATAGCCCCTGTTATGGTTGCCATTTCAAAGCCTCCCAGTGCAGCTAGTATATGCATTGGGTCTTTTAACTCTTTGTGGAGTTGGAGTGCTATTTCAATAACGGAGGCTTTGTGGGCAATACCTTTTTCATCCAGACCAGTTCCTGCACCTGCTGCTTTATTCGGTGTACATCCAGTGTATGCACATAATAGTGCAGCTGCGGCAGTGGTATTGCCGATACCCATCTCTCCAAACCCAATAATATTGGTACCTTTCTTTTGGAGCTCATCTACGAGGCCAGCGCCGTTGTTCAATGCTTTGTCGCATTGTTTTTGTGTCATTGCCGGTCCTTTGGTGAAGTTTTTAGTTCCGTAAGCAATTTTTTTATCTATTAGGTGAGGGTGGCTTTCAAAATCAAAATTTACACCAGTATCTACCAATAATAAATCTATATTATTCTGCTTTGTAAAAACGTTGATGGCAGCTCCTCCACTGAGGTAGTTCATCACCATCTGAAAGGTTACTTCTTGAGGAAAGGGGCTAATGCCTTCTTCTGTTACGCCGTGATCTCCTGCACAAACGATAATGGTAGGATTTATTAGTTTGGGAGTTAAGGTATTTTGAATTTCACTTATTTTTAATGCAATACTTTCCAGTTTTCCCAGTGAACCTAGCGGTTTGGTTTTGGTATTGATTTTATGTGTTATTTTTTCTGAGAGTTCTGATTTTAATGCTTGAATATTGAATTCCATATGTGACGATATTAAAAAAAAATAGAAAGGCGCAATGAAAAATTCAATGCGCCTGTAAAAATATAATTATTAATTGGTCTATTTCTAAAGGTAGTCTTATTTTTAGAAATTTCATCCATTCCGTATTCCCATGGTTAGGACTAATGGAAATTCGTCAATATTACCAATGAAAGGCTTATGTAAATCTAAGCTAGAATTATCTTGTCCTAATCCATATCCAATACAAACAAAGCAATCTGCCCAAAAGTTGTATTCGAAAATCTATTTCTGGACGAATGTAAGTTTCCTTTGGTATGTGGGTAGATTTTTGTTCTCGGATATAGTAATCGGTATTTTTTATGCCACCTATACAAAAACTCCAGATTCACTTTATTTAATACAATGAAGTTATCTCATATCTATAATATCCACATTGGGGTTAGCATTCTCGTCATACACAAACATACTATCATCCATGGGAGTATTACTTTCTAGTTGATCGATGGAAATAGTGTAATTGTTTCCATCCTTTCCAATCTGTTGGATTTTGTTGATTTGTAGAGCCTCTTTTTTAATATCCAAGCGAATGCGAGAATATGGTTTATCGCGGTTGAGTGGATAAAGGTCTATGGAGTATATGGCCGTGCCATTAATTTCCTTTTCTCCTAAATAAGCATATTTAAAACCAGTTTGGTAAATGGTAAAAATAGAAGCCGGATTTAGGGTTTCTTCATCATCTGGGTCTGGCTCATCAATGTTTACCTCTTCGGCGTCAATCATGTGTGTCCAAAGTGTTTTTCCATCAAAATAGGTATCTACATCCATTAAGTTGGCTTTGTATTTATCGCCTTTGATGGAGATGGTGCCTGCGTATTCTTCCTGAATATTTTCTTGAAGATTTTCCAGTTTGAATGAAAAGCTGGCTTTAATCGTTTTGTATGTTTTTGTTTTTGCTGTCACTTGATCCAAGATCTTCTTTGCTTGTTCCGGGTTTTGAGCAAACACGAATCCGGGAATTAAAGCCACTAGTAAAAGTATTTTTTTCATTTTGTATAAATTATTTGAACTTATGTACGATATATTGAGGAGTAAGGTTTTCAAAAACAGTACCAAAAATTTTATAAGCTTTTTAAAAGGTGTTCCAACGATAGTTCATCAGGTATAAGAACCTGACGTGCCTTACTGCCTTCAAAGGGTCCAACTATTCCGGCAGCTTCCAGTTGGTCTATGATTCTTCCGGCTCTGTTATAGCCGATGGAGAATCTTCGTTGAATCAATGATGTGGAACCCGACTGGTTCGCAACTACCACCCGTGCAGCTTCTTCAAAAAAGGCATCTTTGTTGCCCAGGTCTACTTCACCTGGTTCATTTGAAGAACTCTCGCCAATATATTCGGGCAAAAGCAATGCGCTGGCGTATCCTTTTTGTGAGCCAATAAAATCATTTATTTTTTCTACCTCGGGCGTATCAACGAAAGCACATTGTACGCGCACTAGATCACCTCCTTGTGAGATTAGCATATCACCTCTACCTATAAGCTGGTTGGCTCCAGGAGAATCAAGGATGGTCCTGGAGTCTATCATAGAGGCGACTTTAAAAGCTACTCTGGTAGGGAAGTTGGCTTTGATAACGCCCGTAATGATATTGGTTGATGGACGTTGGGTGGCTACAATCATATGTATTCCTACCGCACGGGCAAGTTGAGCTATTCGTGCGATGGGCATTTCTACCTCCTTGCCTGCTGTCATTATGAGGTCGGCAAATTCGTCAATGATGACTACAATATAAGGCAAAAAGCGGTGCCCATTTTCTGGATTCAAGGTGCGCTTTACAAACTTATGGTTATATTCTTTAATGTTACGAGCGTGTGCTTTCTTTAGTAGATCATATCTCGTATCCATTTCAATGGTAAGCGAATTTAATGTGGCCACAACCTTTTGCACGTCGGTGATGATAGCTTCGTCATCATCATCTGGTAACTTAGCCAAGAAATGACGTTCAATCTTGCTGTAGATGTTAAGTTCTACTTTTTTCGGGTCTACTAAAACGAACTTTAACTGAGATGGATGTTTTTTATACAGAAGAGAGGTGATGATGGCATTTAATCCCACTGATTTTCCTTGCCCAGTGGCACCTGCTACCAGCATATGAGGTGCCTTTGTTAAATCGATAACAAAGGTCTCATTGGATATGGTTTTTCCCAATGCGATGGGAAGCTCGTATTTTGTGGTTTGAAACTTCTTGGCTGCAATGATAGTTTTCATGGAAACTACTTCGGGCTCGCTGTTGGGAACTTCGATACCAATGGTTCCTTTTCCTGGTATTGGTGCAATAATACGTATGCCTAGCGCTGCTAGCGATAGGGCAATGTCGTCTTCTAAGTTTTTGATTTTAGATATCCGAACACCTGGGGCTGGAACAATTTCGTATAATGTAACAGTGGGACCAACAGTTGCTTTAATACTTTTGATCTCAATTTTGTAGTCAATCAGTGTATTTACAATTTTATCTTTATTGGAATTGAGCTCCTGATCTGTAACGGGTTCGTTACCTGCATGATGATCTTCTAATAGATCTATGGTTGGAAGTTGGTAAGAAGAAAGGTCTAAGGTTGGGTCGTAATCACCCTGAGGCATGTGTGATTTAACTTCAAAGTCTTCTTCTTCCTCTATTTTTTCGATGGTGAATTTATCGTCTTCATGCAAATGCGCTGAGCCTTCGTTGTCAGAAATGTCCAACTCGATGGCCTCGTTCTGCACGTTTTCGTGGATGACAGGATCGGGAGTTTTCTTTTTGACTATGAATTCTTGTTCGGGCTCTGCCTTCTCTACCTCTGGTGTTGGATTTGGTTTTTCGTGAGGGATGTGGCTATCCTCATTGTCTGTTTCAGGAACATTTAGTAGTGAGGTGTCTTCGCTTTGTGTGTCTTCGCTTTTTACTGGTATAGTTACTTTTGCACCTCCAGAAGCAAATGCTTGTTTTATAAAAGGAAGAAAATTGTCAAATGTGAAGGTCAAATAAATGATAAGTGTGAAAAATAGGAATAGAATAATTCCGATGTGACCGATGGCTGATATGAACCACTTGCTCATGAAGTAGCCCATTTCTCCTCCTAATAATATATAATGGTCATTTACAGCATTCATACTTAGGTATCCTAATAGGATCGAAAACCAGACTCCAGTGTAAAAACAGTGTAATATGGTTTTTTTTAGGGAAGCAATGTTAATATTTAGTAGTTTAAATGCCAGTACGATGAGCGCTGCAATGATTACCACAGCAGAAATGCCGATGCCGGAATTGATAAATAGATCGGCAAAATATGCCCCTAGTTTACCTGTTCGATTCTCTACGTTGATATCAGAATTGAATATAAATTCAAAAAAGTTGATGTTGAATTTGCTGTGATCTGCTCCACCTGTAAAGACAAATGAAATAAAGGCGATCAGTAAAAATAATGAATAGACGATTAAAAACAAGCCAATAAAAAAACGTACTCTGAAGTCACTGATCTTATTTTTGAAATCGGCTATGATATTATTTTTATTTTTTGATTTAGGTCGTTTACTTTTTACTCCCATTTCAATATTTTGTTAATTAGATGTGTTGATGCGTAGGCAAAAATAATAAATGTAGATTCTAAATTACAATAGATTGTTATATTTTAGATAATAGACAAGGTAAATGTGGCTAAGGTGTTTGTTAATAGTCGTCTCCTTGAGGTAAGTTGAAATAGTTCTTTCACAATTGAAGGCTTTCCTCAATTATTTACATACGCAACAGTATCTGTTTTTGGTATTTTATAGCTATTTACACAGAGGTTTGGTCTTGTTAATTTTATTGAAAGCTTTCAATCATGGTCAATATGAGTGCTTCTATTTCTTTTTCAGGAGTAGGTGTAGCGTCCTCCGGGATGTTGAAGGTCGATTTCTTGGGGCTATCATAGCTGATGTCGGAGGCTTTAAATAAAAAGCGTATACCATTAAAGTCAATATGAAATTCCATTAATACGCCAGGGACTTTTCTAAAAGGGGTATGCCTGTTGGGTTGATCAATGTGTATGTCGTTGGTGTAGAATACTTCAAATGGATCACCTGAATCAAATTGCACCATCGCTTTTTTGCATTGGATGCCTGCCACTTCTTTGCTTTCATCGTTTATATATGTGATGGTTGGGGTTGGTGTTGTTGCCAAAGAAAAAGAAATTGGAGTCTGTTGAGCCTGTGTGTAAAAGGTTGTTATCCATAAATCGAAAGACGGTAGCACATGAGTCTTTGGTTGATAGGGAATAAAAATCTAAAGAAAAGATGTTAAAACTACCTTTAAAACTAAAGCGTGTCTGGTTATCTTTAAAGCTTAGCTTTAATATACGAGGCATTAAACTCCCCGTTGGCGACTTAGTAATTTCTTCGGGATAAATAATGGTGTAGCTAATTACACCCGCAGTGGGATATTCGGATTTATTGGATTTGTTTTTACACCCCTGTATCAATACAGAAAGTAATACTATATATGCAGTATATTTCATTCAGGTTTCATTGGAACAGGCTACCGAAAATGATTACCATTAATTTTTATATTCAAAAATACGGATAATTAATGAACCTACCCTTCATTTGGTAATCATTTCATCTTGGTTTGTCAAAAAATATACTTTTTTCCGAAACCTGATGGATGTATTAGAACTTTGTAATTTGGTTTCTAATACACTTTGCGGGTTTAAACATGGCAATGGTGTTTTTGGGGGAGAAATATTTCGGATATCATACATCTGGCACTCCCGCCTCCAATTTTCTCAATGGTTTGTATATGCATGGGAAATGGCTCACAGTAGTTTTCTAGTGCTGATCTTTGCTTTTTTGTTAACACTTGATAAGCACTTTGCGACATTACCAATATTTCTTCTCCTTTTCGTGTTACTAAGGATAGCATATTGCCGGCAAAATGATTGACCTGTTCAAGCGAAATGTCTATGATCTGGTGACCTGTGTGCTCCAAAGAGTGGATGACGGTGTTTCTCTCTTCTTGGTTGTGAATGCTTTCTAGGCAGATTACGGAGAACTTTTCGCTTACGCACATCATAACGTTGGTATGATATATTTCCTGACCTGTTTTGTCTGTGGCAGTGAAAGATATGGGTTTGTAATGTATCGAATCACATAGTTTTATGAAAAGATCCTTGTTTGTTCGGGGTGATAAACCGGCGTAAGCTATTTTGTGAAGATGGTCGAATATAATACTACCTGTCCCTTCTAGTGCGAAGCCTTCCTCTTCATACCTTGAGAAGTCTATTATCTCCTTGATATCAAAGTGTTTTTTGATACACTCAATAATATCAGGTCTTTTTTCCACTTGACGATTGGGTGTGGCCATGGGGTATAATATGACGGTGCCATCTGCGTGAAAGGACCCCCAGTTATTGGGAAAAATAGCGTCTGGTTTAATGGGAGTGTCCGTATCTTGTATCACCATAACATTTACTCCTTTGTCCTTTAGGCGATTTGCAAATGTGTCGAATTCTTTTAGTACTTGTTTTTTGATTTCAGCAGCGTCCATGTCAACAGTGTTCTGGAATGCATTGGAAATAGCTGTTTGAGGGTTGAAGCCAAAATTAGCAGGACGTACCAATAAAATATTTGAAGTTGCTTGCGTCATCTCAGGTTTAATATTTAAATAAATGTTGTAGTGGATCACCAAATGAAACAAGCCGGGAACTTCAACCTTTCAATGTTTATAAACAAAGGCTTTATTGAAGCTTTATTTGCGCGTTTCTTTTGATGGCTGAAAATTAAATGTTATACAGAAAATAAAAGATGACAAAAATTAGGGTATAAAAAAGCTGTTATATTTAAATAACAGCTTTCTTATTTTATTTCAATCATGATGGCAGGTGGTTGATTGTTTGTCTGGGGCATGTTGCTTTCGGAGCTCCTTATGTGTGATTAAATCAAGCCTCGGTCCTTTAACAAAGCTTTCTCATCGGGTTCTGCGCCTCTAAATTTTTTGTATAGTACCATAGGGTCTTCTGTACCCCCTCTTTCCAGTATGTTTTTTCTGAATTTAGTGGCTGTTTCTTTGTCAAAAATACCATTTTCTCTAAAAGCCTGAAATGCATCAGAATCTAAAATGGCTGACCAAATGTAGGCATAGTAACCTGCGGAATAGCCGCCTGAGAAGACATGGTTGAAATATGTGCTTCTGTAACGACTTACTATTTCAGGGATCAAATTCATCTTATCCAGCGATTCCTTTTCAAATGTGTTGGGATCTATGGCTAAGGGTTCTGTGAGTGTGTGGTAATCCATATCCAAAATAGCTGCAGCTAAATACTCTGTTGTCATAAAGCCCTGATTGAATTTGGCGCTTTTCTGAATTTTAGCAATGAGTTCGT comes from the Saccharicrinis fermentans DSM 9555 = JCM 21142 genome and includes:
- the cobT gene encoding nicotinate-nucleotide--dimethylbenzimidazole phosphoribosyltransferase, which produces MEFNIQALKSELSEKITHKINTKTKPLGSLGKLESIALKISEIQNTLTPKLINPTIIVCAGDHGVTEEGISPFPQEVTFQMVMNYLSGGAAINVFTKQNNIDLLLVDTGVNFDFESHPHLIDKKIAYGTKNFTKGPAMTQKQCDKALNNGAGLVDELQKKGTNIIGFGEMGIGNTTAAAALLCAYTGCTPNKAAGAGTGLDEKGIAHKASVIEIALQLHKELKDPMHILAALGGFEMATITGAMLQAAKYKMTIMIDGFIVTSALLAAYKINNNILDYCIFSHKSHENGHDLMLNYLQAEPILDLDMRLGEGTGSAVAYPIIESAIQFLNRMSSFEDAGVSNR
- the cobC gene encoding alpha-ribazole phosphatase family protein; protein product: MKELYIIRHTTPNIEPGICYGDSDLDVADSFKEEAEKIKNLLINLTPAYIFSSPLIRCRKLGEALFPGSVIHYDNRLKELNFGDWEMKPWKDIDKEVLKIWSDDFVHKSTPNGENFNQLFSRASHFIDNDILPLKEHSKIAMVTHSGIMRCLISRYLHIPMDKIFSLKLNYGAVIKITLHESFEEVDFIK
- a CDS encoding adenosylcobinamide-GDP ribazoletransferase; amino-acid sequence: MKQIKLFFTALMFITRIPVPKWVGYSEDRLNKCNRYFPLVGIIIGAMGGLVFWLANLIFTPPIAIILSMIATILLTGAFHEDGFADVCDGFGGGWNKEKILEIMKDSRVGAYGMIGMILLLMLKFLALNALPNSLVIPSLIVAHSISRTFAVSTMYSLSYVREDELSKSKPVTKNLHITDLWIAIIMGLISLLIFRNWEVYLTLIPLLIAKYWLERYFNKWIGGYVGDCLGTMQQVTEVIFYLSLLALGTLLQFF
- a CDS encoding FtsK/SpoIIIE family DNA translocase yields the protein MGVKSKRPKSKNKNNIIADFKNKISDFRVRFFIGLFLIVYSLFLLIAFISFVFTGGADHSKFNINFFEFIFNSDINVENRTGKLGAYFADLFINSGIGISAVVIIAALIVLAFKLLNINIASLKKTILHCFYTGVWFSILLGYLSMNAVNDHYILLGGEMGYFMSKWFISAIGHIGIILFLFFTLIIYLTFTFDNFLPFIKQAFASGGAKVTIPVKSEDTQSEDTSLLNVPETDNEDSHIPHEKPNPTPEVEKAEPEQEFIVKKKTPDPVIHENVQNEAIELDISDNEGSAHLHEDDKFTIEKIEEEEDFEVKSHMPQGDYDPTLDLSSYQLPTIDLLEDHHAGNEPVTDQELNSNKDKIVNTLIDYKIEIKSIKATVGPTVTLYEIVPAPGVRISKIKNLEDDIALSLAALGIRIIAPIPGKGTIGIEVPNSEPEVVSMKTIIAAKKFQTTKYELPIALGKTISNETFVIDLTKAPHMLVAGATGQGKSVGLNAIITSLLYKKHPSQLKFVLVDPKKVELNIYSKIERHFLAKLPDDDDEAIITDVQKVVATLNSLTIEMDTRYDLLKKAHARNIKEYNHKFVKRTLNPENGHRFLPYIVVIIDEFADLIMTAGKEVEMPIARIAQLARAVGIHMIVATQRPSTNIITGVIKANFPTRVAFKVASMIDSRTILDSPGANQLIGRGDMLISQGGDLVRVQCAFVDTPEVEKINDFIGSQKGYASALLLPEYIGESSSNEPGEVDLGNKDAFFEEAARVVVANQSGSTSLIQRRFSIGYNRAGRIIDQLEAAGIVGPFEGSKARQVLIPDELSLEHLLKSL
- a CDS encoding LolA family protein is translated as MKKILLLVALIPGFVFAQNPEQAKKILDQVTAKTKTYKTIKASFSFKLENLQENIQEEYAGTISIKGDKYKANLMDVDTYFDGKTLWTHMIDAEEVNIDEPDPDDEETLNPASIFTIYQTGFKYAYLGEKEINGTAIYSIDLYPLNRDKPYSRIRLDIKKEALQINKIQQIGKDGNNYTISIDQLESNTPMDDSMFVYDENANPNVDIIDMR
- the ctlX gene encoding citrulline utilization hydrolase CtlX; protein product: MTQATSNILLVRPANFGFNPQTAISNAFQNTVDMDAAEIKKQVLKEFDTFANRLKDKGVNVMVIQDTDTPIKPDAIFPNNWGSFHADGTVILYPMATPNRQVEKRPDIIECIKKHFDIKEIIDFSRYEEEGFALEGTGSIIFDHLHKIAYAGLSPRTNKDLFIKLCDSIHYKPISFTATDKTGQEIYHTNVMMCVSEKFSVICLESIHNQEERNTVIHSLEHTGHQIIDISLEQVNHFAGNMLSLVTRKGEEILVMSQSAYQVLTKKQRSALENYCEPFPMHIQTIEKIGGGSARCMISEIFLPQKHHCHV